From Hippea alviniae EP5-r, the proteins below share one genomic window:
- a CDS encoding GntR family transcriptional regulator produces MKEKKGIEIDNLFIKHEIIKLRLITESIENPNKKFPTARQIAEDNGVSELTVKKVEKELAKKGYLISNKKGGTRATTKFAKEQVSSYITVKESFKGFVDTLLKNGFSKEDIMALVYDVLSKIEDDFSNVIYTEKDENVAIFAKREIEKKINRRVIFKPFETLKTELKNRILKNKIIVVPFFCYMQLESLSYESIKVIPIKAKHPLEGFSEINNLPFGSRIFYIAASKLDKENANSIYRDILRRRYRIYIYTQDEIFSNRHLLSFADVVVGYDWIIESEEFLLKGVRTVIKRNRFDDEEGMRIIECYLEKLEAV; encoded by the coding sequence ATGAAAGAAAAGAAAGGCATAGAGATTGACAATCTCTTTATAAAACACGAAATAATTAAATTAAGGTTAATAACAGAGTCAATAGAAAACCCAAACAAAAAGTTTCCCACAGCTCGTCAAATTGCAGAAGACAATGGAGTAAGTGAGCTTACAGTTAAAAAGGTTGAAAAAGAACTTGCAAAAAAGGGTTATCTTATAAGCAACAAAAAGGGCGGCACAAGAGCAACGACAAAATTCGCAAAAGAGCAAGTCTCATCTTACATAACAGTCAAAGAGTCGTTTAAGGGTTTTGTTGATACACTCCTAAAAAACGGTTTCTCAAAAGAAGATATAATGGCACTTGTCTATGATGTTTTATCAAAGATAGAAGATGATTTTTCCAATGTTATCTATACTGAAAAGGATGAGAATGTTGCCATATTTGCAAAAAGAGAGATAGAAAAAAAGATAAACAGGCGTGTTATATTTAAACCCTTCGAAACATTAAAAACAGAGCTAAAAAACAGGATATTAAAGAACAAAATCATAGTCGTTCCATTTTTCTGTTATATGCAACTTGAGTCGTTGTCTTATGAAAGCATAAAAGTCATACCTATAAAGGCAAAACATCCGCTTGAAGGGTTTTCAGAGATTAACAACCTGCCTTTTGGCAGCAGGATATTTTATATAGCTGCAAGCAAATTAGACAAAGAGAATGCAAACAGCATCTATAGAGACATTCTAAGGAGAAGATACAGAATATACATCTATACACAGGATGAGATATTTTCAAATAGACATCTATTGAGTTTTGCCGATGTTGTTGTTGGATACGATTGGATTATAGAGAGCGAAGAGTTCCTTTTAAAGGGCGTAAGAACAGTCATAAAGCGCAACAGATTCGACGATGAAGAAGGAATGAGAATAATAGAGTGCTATCTTGAAAAGCTGGAGGCAGTATAA
- a CDS encoding glutamine--tRNA ligase/YqeY domain fusion protein: MPDKPANFIEEIIERDLEENTYNGRVHTRFPPEPNGYLHIGHAKSICLNFGIAEKYRGKCNLRFDDTNPLKEGEEFVKAAQEDVKWLGFDWEDRLYFASDYFEQMYEYAVQLIKKGKAYVCDLTPDQIREYRGTLTEPGKESPYRNRTIEENLNLFERMRKGEFEEGSKTLRAKIDMAHPNLNMRDPVMYRIIKKPHYRQGEKWYIYPTYDWAHCLEDSIELITHSLCTLEFADHRILYEWFLDQLGIYKPKQIEFGRLNLTYTVLSKRKLTILVKEGYVNGWDDPRMPTIAGLRRRGYTPAAIRDFVERTGVSRTDSVVDYALLEHCVREDLNKTANRVMVVLDPIKVVIENYPEDKVEWFNAENNPEDKNAGTRKIPFCREIYIERDDFMENPPKKFFRLAPGKEVRLKHAYYITCKDVKKDENGNIVELICTYDPDSKGGWTNDGRKVKGTLHWVSAKHCLDVEVRLYEHLFTKEDPEEDDDFLKNINPNSLTVLNGCKAEPSLQDAKVGDRFQFLRKGYFAVDKDSTEDKLIFNRIVTLKDTWAKIQAKDK, encoded by the coding sequence ATGCCCGATAAACCAGCAAACTTTATAGAAGAGATAATAGAGAGAGACCTTGAAGAGAACACATACAACGGAAGGGTTCATACTCGTTTTCCACCTGAACCCAATGGGTATCTGCACATAGGACATGCAAAGTCCATCTGTTTAAACTTTGGTATAGCAGAGAAATATCGTGGAAAATGTAATCTCAGATTTGACGATACGAACCCTTTAAAAGAAGGCGAAGAGTTTGTTAAAGCTGCGCAGGAAGATGTAAAGTGGTTGGGCTTTGATTGGGAAGATAGGCTCTATTTTGCATCTGATTATTTTGAGCAGATGTATGAGTATGCCGTTCAATTAATAAAGAAGGGCAAAGCGTATGTGTGCGATTTAACACCAGACCAGATAAGAGAGTATCGTGGGACATTGACAGAACCCGGCAAGGAGAGCCCTTACAGAAATAGAACAATAGAAGAAAATCTAAACCTGTTTGAGAGAATGAGAAAGGGCGAGTTTGAAGAAGGCTCAAAGACCTTAAGGGCGAAAATAGATATGGCTCATCCTAACTTGAACATGCGCGACCCTGTAATGTATAGAATTATCAAAAAGCCTCACTATAGGCAGGGTGAGAAGTGGTATATCTATCCAACATACGACTGGGCTCACTGTCTTGAAGATTCAATAGAACTAATAACACACTCTCTATGCACGCTTGAGTTTGCAGACCATAGAATCTTGTATGAGTGGTTCTTAGATCAGCTTGGTATATATAAACCCAAACAGATAGAGTTTGGAAGACTGAACCTTACCTATACCGTTTTAAGCAAAAGAAAATTGACAATTCTCGTTAAAGAAGGTTATGTCAACGGTTGGGACGACCCACGAATGCCCACAATTGCGGGCTTAAGAAGAAGGGGATACACACCCGCTGCAATAAGAGATTTTGTTGAAAGAACAGGCGTTTCAAGGACAGACTCTGTTGTCGATTATGCTCTGCTTGAACACTGCGTAAGGGAAGATTTAAACAAAACGGCAAACAGGGTGATGGTTGTTCTTGACCCTATCAAGGTTGTAATAGAGAACTATCCAGAAGATAAAGTTGAATGGTTTAATGCAGAGAACAACCCGGAAGATAAAAACGCAGGCACAAGAAAGATACCGTTTTGCAGAGAGATTTACATAGAAAGAGACGATTTTATGGAAAATCCGCCAAAGAAATTCTTTAGGCTTGCACCGGGCAAGGAAGTCAGGCTTAAACATGCATACTACATAACCTGCAAAGATGTCAAAAAAGACGAAAATGGCAATATCGTTGAACTTATTTGCACCTATGATCCAGACTCTAAAGGTGGATGGACAAACGACGGAAGAAAGGTAAAAGGAACCCTTCATTGGGTTAGTGCAAAGCATTGTCTTGATGTTGAAGTAAGACTGTATGAGCACCTATTTACAAAAGAAGACCCAGAAGAAGACGACGACTTTTTAAAGAATATCAACCCAAACTCTTTGACTGTTTTGAATGGTTGTAAAGCTGAGCCTTCACTACAAGATGCAAAGGTTGGCGATAGGTTTCAGTTTTTAAGAAAGGGTTATTTTGCCGTTGATAAAGATTCAACGGAAGATAAGCTTATATTTAATAGAATTGTAACACTCAAAGACACATGGGCTAAAATTCAGGCAAAGGATAAATAG
- a CDS encoding TRAP transporter substrate-binding protein yields the protein MKRLGRVLFIFFALLILYGVTANAKVVKMNLNCIYGPTSIHTLGAMHFAKLVKKYSHGTVIITVYPGGSLGFKGPELLRVVRDGQVPMSDILMGVVSGSEHVFGVSSLPRLVKSYKEAWKLYQEFKPLYKKAALKWNQKFLYAAPWPPSGLVTKKEIKDAKDLKGIKIRTYDRNGAEFLRLLGANAVSMPWGEVYSALRTNLINGVLTSAESTKNGKFWEVLKYFTAINYAYPLNMVTINLDYWNALDKTQKEAILRAARETEKYQWAYSEKINSEDLKIIKEHGMIVEHPNEKFSKEMDKAAMHLIEAFLKKCTPEEKSIIEKFINR from the coding sequence ATGAAACGCTTAGGGAGGGTCTTATTCATCTTCTTTGCTCTGCTCATTCTATATGGTGTTACTGCCAATGCAAAGGTTGTTAAGATGAACCTAAACTGCATCTATGGGCCAACAAGTATCCACACGCTTGGTGCTATGCATTTTGCGAAATTGGTTAAGAAGTACAGTCATGGAACGGTCATTATTACTGTTTATCCTGGCGGAAGCTTGGGATTTAAAGGCCCAGAGCTTCTAAGGGTTGTAAGGGATGGTCAAGTTCCTATGTCTGACATTCTAATGGGTGTTGTGTCGGGCAGTGAGCATGTTTTTGGCGTAAGTTCCCTTCCACGATTGGTTAAATCTTACAAAGAAGCCTGGAAACTTTATCAAGAGTTTAAACCTTTATACAAAAAGGCAGCTCTTAAGTGGAACCAAAAGTTTCTGTATGCCGCACCATGGCCACCAAGCGGCCTTGTAACCAAAAAAGAGATAAAAGATGCCAAAGATTTAAAAGGTATAAAGATAAGAACATACGATAGAAATGGAGCTGAGTTTTTAAGACTTCTTGGAGCAAATGCCGTCTCTATGCCATGGGGAGAAGTCTATTCAGCTTTAAGAACAAATCTTATAAATGGTGTTCTGACTTCTGCTGAGTCAACTAAGAATGGTAAGTTTTGGGAAGTTCTGAAATACTTTACAGCTATCAATTACGCCTATCCTTTGAATATGGTCACAATAAATCTTGATTATTGGAATGCTCTCGATAAAACACAGAAAGAAGCTATACTTAGGGCTGCAAGAGAGACAGAGAAATATCAGTGGGCTTATTCTGAAAAGATAAATAGTGAAGATTTAAAAATCATAAAAGAACACGGGATGATAGTCGAACATCCAAATGAAAAGTTCAGCAAAGAAATGGATAAAGCCGCAATGCATTTGATTGAAGCATTCTTGAAGAAATGCACGCCAGAAGAGAAATCAATCATAGAAAAATTCATCAACAGATGA
- a CDS encoding TRAP transporter large permease yields MISDPLILLIAMVIVLFSFLLSGLWIGFSLFATGVATMLLYDFTLPPTISIWSKIGGLIANSSWNSLDSWSLVALPLFVFMGEILYHTDISNKLFNGLLPWFSKIPGKLLHLNVVACSMFAAVSGSSAATTATVGKITLNELSKRGYSKSLSVGSLAGAGTLGFLIPPSLIMIIYGVMSNVSIGKLFIAGIIPGLLLGGLYSAYIIIAALIKPDIVPKDSENFTLKDKLNSIKDISPVFVLILLVLGSIYMGFATPTEAAALGVLGALLIALFFKNLTWKNFVLSMKNTIKTTIMIAFIMMGAAFLSQVAGFCGITRSLSLYVAQSNLSPYALLAIVGFMYLVLGAILDGVSMVVMTTPIILPIMQNAGFEPLWFGIFLVIMVELAQITPPVGFSLFVIQGISDEKVGNIIKYSFPFFLIMIFVVVLLALFPQIVYFLPSHMIK; encoded by the coding sequence ATGATATCAGACCCTTTAATCCTTCTTATAGCAATGGTGATTGTTCTTTTTTCTTTTCTCCTATCCGGTTTATGGATAGGTTTTTCTCTATTTGCCACTGGTGTTGCAACAATGCTTCTTTATGATTTTACGCTTCCACCAACAATCTCAATCTGGTCAAAAATTGGCGGTTTAATAGCAAACTCATCATGGAACAGTCTTGACTCTTGGTCTTTGGTTGCACTGCCTTTATTCGTGTTCATGGGAGAGATACTGTATCACACAGACATATCAAACAAACTGTTTAATGGTTTATTACCTTGGTTTTCCAAAATTCCCGGTAAATTATTACATCTAAATGTAGTTGCATGCTCTATGTTTGCGGCTGTTTCTGGTTCATCAGCAGCAACAACAGCAACGGTTGGAAAAATAACATTAAATGAGTTAAGCAAAAGAGGATATTCGAAAAGCTTATCAGTCGGTTCTTTGGCAGGAGCTGGAACCTTAGGTTTTTTGATTCCGCCAAGTTTAATAATGATAATTTACGGTGTAATGTCCAATGTGTCTATCGGTAAACTGTTTATAGCAGGAATAATACCCGGCTTGCTTCTTGGCGGTTTATACTCTGCCTATATAATAATAGCGGCTTTGATAAAACCCGACATAGTCCCAAAAGATAGTGAAAACTTTACTTTGAAGGATAAGCTAAATTCAATAAAAGACATATCACCTGTTTTTGTTCTGATTTTACTTGTTCTTGGAAGTATATATATGGGTTTTGCAACACCAACGGAAGCTGCAGCCTTAGGTGTTTTGGGAGCTTTACTCATAGCTCTATTTTTCAAAAACCTAACATGGAAGAACTTTGTTTTGTCTATGAAAAATACCATAAAAACAACCATAATGATAGCTTTTATAATGATGGGCGCTGCATTTCTGTCCCAAGTTGCAGGATTTTGTGGCATAACCCGTTCATTAAGCTTATATGTAGCTCAGTCTAACCTAAGCCCTTATGCTTTACTTGCCATTGTTGGTTTTATGTATCTTGTGCTTGGTGCTATATTGGATGGCGTATCGATGGTTGTTATGACAACGCCAATTATATTACCTATAATGCAAAATGCTGGCTTTGAACCGCTATGGTTTGGTATTTTTTTGGTTATAATGGTTGAGCTTGCCCAAATCACCCCACCTGTTGGATTTTCTCTGTTTGTTATTCAAGGTATATCAGACGAGAAAGTTGGCAATATTATAAAATACAGTTTTCCTTTCTTTCTTATTATGATTTTTGTTGTTGTTTTACTTGCTCTATTTCCGCAAATTGTTTACTTTCTGCCGTCTCATATGATAAAATAA
- a CDS encoding hydantoinase/oxoprolinase family protein produces the protein MEIIGVDTGGTFTDFIFKTDDGKWGVYKVLSTPHNPAEAVLEGISHVAKKGKFKVIHGSTVATNALLERKGAYTAFITNKGFEDIIEIGRQNRKRLYDLFYKRDEMLVPKELRFGLSCRVNKDGEIIQQIDDGELEALVKKIEDAKAEAVAVCFLFSFLNPQHELKVKKAISRLGLPVSLSHQILSEFREYERASTTIINAYVSPKMKRYITNIVDEIGNNELRIMQSNGGSISATTAMEESVRTILSGPAGGAVGAFEIGKMAGYTKLITFDMGGTSTDVSLIDERLPLTYESEIAGFPVKVPMIDIHTVGAGGGSIAYIDAGGSLKVGPESAGADPGPICYGKGEKITVTDANLYLGRLIPDFFLGGNMKLDRERLDGYFKAMAKSIGMDEFELAEGILTVANTSMEKAIRVISVDRGYDPREFVLFSFGGAGGMHAVFLARLLHIPKVFVPNNPGILSAIGMLLADIVKDYSQTVMLKDNQTTFENLKELFEPLEEKGVQDLLKEGIDIKNIKLQRFLDMRYLGQSYEITVDFKEDYLELFHQMHRRSYGYSDEAKTVEIVNIRLRAVGSPDKPTFERIPKTEREQNEDAILGYRDAMFNRQFYRTTVVDRNKLLAGNIVEGPAIIVEYSSTIVLPSGSVATVDEFGNLIIETGE, from the coding sequence ATGGAAATAATAGGCGTTGACACTGGTGGAACATTTACGGACTTCATATTTAAGACTGACGACGGAAAATGGGGAGTCTATAAAGTTTTATCCACGCCACACAATCCCGCAGAAGCTGTCCTTGAAGGTATATCGCATGTTGCAAAGAAGGGAAAGTTTAAAGTTATTCACGGCTCAACCGTTGCAACAAATGCTCTGCTTGAGAGAAAGGGTGCATATACGGCTTTCATAACGAATAAGGGCTTCGAAGATATAATCGAGATAGGCAGGCAAAACAGAAAAAGGCTGTATGACTTATTCTATAAGCGCGACGAGATGCTCGTTCCAAAAGAGTTAAGGTTTGGATTATCATGCAGAGTAAATAAAGATGGTGAGATAATTCAGCAAATAGACGATGGAGAGCTTGAAGCATTGGTTAAAAAGATAGAAGATGCAAAGGCAGAAGCCGTTGCCGTCTGTTTTCTTTTTTCTTTCTTAAACCCACAACATGAGTTAAAAGTGAAAAAGGCTATATCAAGATTGGGATTGCCTGTATCCTTATCGCATCAAATCCTATCGGAGTTTAGAGAATACGAGAGAGCATCAACGACAATCATAAACGCTTATGTTTCACCGAAGATGAAAAGATATATAACCAACATTGTGGATGAGATAGGCAACAACGAGCTTAGAATAATGCAGTCAAACGGTGGAAGCATATCTGCAACAACGGCAATGGAAGAGTCAGTCAGAACAATACTCTCAGGCCCTGCAGGTGGAGCGGTTGGCGCCTTCGAAATCGGCAAGATGGCTGGCTATACCAAGCTTATAACATTTGATATGGGTGGGACATCAACCGATGTCTCTCTGATTGATGAGAGATTGCCTTTAACATACGAGTCTGAAATTGCAGGTTTTCCTGTTAAAGTGCCAATGATAGACATACATACCGTAGGAGCTGGCGGTGGTTCAATCGCATACATAGATGCAGGTGGCTCTTTAAAGGTTGGGCCTGAAAGCGCCGGAGCTGACCCAGGACCTATTTGTTATGGAAAGGGAGAGAAAATAACGGTAACCGATGCAAATCTGTATTTAGGGAGATTGATACCAGATTTTTTCTTAGGCGGCAATATGAAGCTCGACAGGGAAAGGCTTGATGGTTATTTCAAGGCAATGGCAAAAAGTATCGGCATGGACGAGTTTGAACTTGCAGAAGGCATACTTACAGTCGCTAACACATCGATGGAGAAGGCAATAAGGGTTATATCCGTTGATAGGGGATACGACCCAAGAGAGTTCGTTCTGTTTAGTTTCGGTGGCGCAGGCGGTATGCATGCGGTATTCTTAGCAAGACTATTGCATATACCAAAGGTTTTTGTTCCAAACAACCCGGGTATTCTCTCGGCTATAGGAATGCTTCTTGCAGATATAGTCAAGGATTACTCTCAAACTGTAATGCTAAAAGATAACCAAACAACCTTCGAAAACCTAAAAGAGCTATTTGAACCGTTAGAAGAGAAAGGTGTTCAAGACCTTCTAAAAGAAGGCATAGATATCAAAAACATCAAACTTCAGCGCTTCTTAGATATGAGATACTTAGGGCAATCATACGAAATTACCGTTGACTTCAAAGAAGATTACCTTGAGCTATTCCATCAGATGCACAGACGAAGCTATGGGTATTCTGATGAAGCCAAAACTGTCGAGATAGTCAATATTCGCTTAAGAGCCGTAGGCTCACCCGACAAACCAACATTTGAAAGAATACCAAAGACAGAAAGAGAACAGAACGAAGATGCAATTTTGGGTTATAGAGATGCAATGTTCAACAGGCAATTTTATAGGACTACTGTTGTTGATAGAAACAAGTTGCTTGCGGGAAACATAGTTGAAGGCCCTGCAATTATAGTTGAATACTCATCAACAATTGTCCTGCCGTCTGGCAGTGTTGCGACTGTGGATGAGTTTGGCAATCTAATCATAGAGACAGGAGAGTAA
- a CDS encoding SIR2 family NAD-dependent protein deacylase has translation MNELIEKAKEKIKKSKRLVAFTGAGISVASGIPPFRGPDGLWSKYDPSMLDIDFFLNNTKESWKLIKEIFYSFLLKDIKPNPGHIALAKLGCPVITQNIDNLHQAAGSKDVVEFHGTAETLVCMSCGEKFKRDEVDFESEIPTCKACGGILKPDFVFFKEPIPKDAFDKSIELAKTCDCMLVIGTTGEIMPASQIPYIAKRSKALIIEVNPNPSNYTYEITDIFLQGKAEEILPKLID, from the coding sequence ATGAACGAGCTTATTGAGAAAGCAAAAGAAAAGATAAAAAAAAGCAAAAGGCTCGTGGCTTTTACAGGTGCTGGTATATCCGTTGCAAGTGGAATACCGCCATTTCGTGGTCCTGACGGATTGTGGAGCAAGTATGACCCATCAATGTTGGATATAGATTTCTTTTTAAACAATACAAAAGAGAGCTGGAAACTGATAAAAGAGATATTTTACTCGTTTCTGTTAAAAGATATTAAACCCAATCCTGGCCATATTGCTCTTGCAAAGCTTGGCTGTCCTGTTATCACCCAAAATATAGATAATCTCCATCAGGCTGCAGGCTCAAAGGATGTTGTTGAGTTTCACGGAACAGCAGAGACGCTTGTCTGTATGAGCTGTGGTGAGAAGTTTAAAAGGGATGAAGTTGATTTCGAATCAGAGATACCAACATGCAAAGCCTGTGGCGGTATTTTAAAACCAGATTTTGTTTTTTTCAAAGAGCCTATTCCAAAAGATGCGTTTGATAAATCAATAGAACTTGCTAAAACCTGCGATTGTATGCTTGTTATAGGCACAACTGGTGAGATAATGCCAGCAAGCCAGATTCCTTATATAGCCAAAAGAAGTAAAGCTCTTATAATTGAAGTTAACCCAAATCCTTCCAACTATACATACGAGATAACAGACATATTTTTACAAGGCAAAGCAGAAGAGATTTTGCCAAAACTGATTGATTGA
- a CDS encoding hydantoinase B/oxoprolinase family protein has translation MDVNPILLEVFKNKLSSVSEEMGVSLNRTAFSPNIKERRDFSCAVFDSNGDMIAQAAHIPVHLGSMPMSVKEAIKDFEFKEGDMVVLNDPFKGGTHLPDITIVAGVFVDGIDKPVFFVANRAHHADVGGMSSGSMPLSTNIFQEGIIIPPLKIVEEGKINENVFKLLLNNVRTPYEREGDFKAQIMANMTGIKRLKEMIEKYSLETVRFYSKELMNYSERIMRKTINDIPDGVYSFTDYLDDDGISKENIKIHLDLTIKGDEAILDFSKSDRQVDGSINAVYAITLSAVLYVFRSLIKEEIPTNTGILRPIKLITKKGTIVDATFPAAVAGGNVETSQRIVDVILGALSIAIPDKIPAASQGTMNNIAIGGINSKTNEPFAYYETLGGGMGATPYSHGESAIHSHMTNTLNTPIEALEYSYPFLVKRYSIRENSGGVGKFLGGNGLIKEIELLDDAEITVLSERRKLAPYGLAGGGSGKKGRNVIISQSSEREMPPKFSAKLKKGDIVRIETPGGGGYYKVKKT, from the coding sequence ATGGATGTTAATCCTATTCTGCTTGAAGTGTTTAAAAATAAACTCTCAAGTGTATCTGAAGAGATGGGTGTATCATTAAACAGGACGGCATTTTCTCCCAACATTAAAGAGAGAAGAGACTTCTCCTGTGCCGTATTCGATTCAAACGGCGATATGATAGCCCAAGCTGCTCACATTCCCGTGCATCTTGGCTCAATGCCTATGTCAGTTAAGGAAGCTATAAAGGATTTCGAGTTCAAAGAAGGCGATATGGTTGTGCTTAATGACCCGTTTAAGGGTGGGACACACCTGCCAGATATAACAATAGTTGCCGGTGTATTCGTCGATGGAATAGACAAACCTGTATTTTTTGTTGCAAACAGAGCTCATCATGCAGATGTAGGTGGTATGAGCTCAGGCTCTATGCCACTTTCAACAAACATATTTCAAGAAGGTATTATTATACCACCATTGAAAATCGTTGAAGAAGGAAAGATTAACGAAAATGTCTTTAAACTCCTTCTTAACAATGTAAGAACACCTTATGAAAGAGAAGGTGATTTTAAGGCACAAATAATGGCAAATATGACTGGCATAAAGCGATTGAAAGAGATGATAGAGAAGTACTCGCTTGAGACGGTTAGGTTTTATTCAAAAGAGCTTATGAATTACTCGGAAAGGATTATGAGAAAAACGATAAACGATATACCCGATGGAGTTTATAGTTTTACGGATTATCTTGATGATGATGGTATTAGCAAAGAGAACATAAAAATTCATCTTGACCTTACGATTAAAGGAGATGAAGCAATCTTAGACTTCTCAAAATCAGACAGGCAAGTCGATGGCAGCATAAATGCAGTATATGCTATAACGCTTTCTGCTGTTCTTTATGTATTCAGATCGCTAATTAAAGAAGAGATACCAACAAATACCGGTATTTTAAGGCCAATAAAACTCATTACAAAGAAAGGAACAATTGTCGATGCTACCTTTCCTGCGGCTGTGGCAGGTGGTAATGTGGAGACATCTCAGAGAATTGTTGATGTGATTTTAGGTGCTCTTTCGATTGCCATACCCGATAAAATTCCTGCTGCCAGTCAGGGAACAATGAACAATATAGCGATAGGTGGTATAAACTCCAAAACCAACGAGCCATTTGCCTATTATGAAACCTTAGGTGGCGGTATGGGAGCAACGCCATACTCACACGGAGAAAGTGCCATACACTCTCACATGACAAATACGCTCAATACACCGATTGAAGCGCTTGAATACTCTTATCCATTTTTAGTCAAGAGATACTCAATAAGAGAAAACTCAGGCGGAGTGGGAAAATTCTTAGGCGGCAATGGATTAATAAAAGAGATAGAGCTATTAGACGATGCAGAAATTACAGTCTTATCAGAGAGAAGAAAACTTGCACCTTATGGACTTGCAGGTGGTGGAAGTGGCAAGAAGGGCAGAAATGTCATCATCTCCCAATCTTCCGAACGAGAGATGCCACCAAAATTTTCAGCAAAACTCAAAAAGGGCGACATTGTGAGAATAGAAACACCCGGCGGCGGCGGGTATTATAAAGTGAAAAAAACTTAA
- a CDS encoding TRAP transporter small permease subunit, whose product MHARREINHRKIHQQMREKIIRLIDRLSDAGAYLSSILLVIIIVLIVSNIALMGTLGKSIMITDEYSAYMFAGFVMFGLGYTLKENGHIRINVLTSHLPKKIQFLFDVLRIVIAFLLSGFMLYYSVVMVKQAYIYQMRADTVAQTLIWIPQLCMPIGFAILWLQLLSELLKVVKK is encoded by the coding sequence ATGCACGCCAGAAGAGAAATCAATCATAGAAAAATTCATCAACAGATGAGAGAAAAGATAATAAGATTAATAGATAGGCTCTCCGATGCGGGAGCCTATCTTTCGAGTATTTTACTTGTAATCATAATCGTTCTTATAGTGTCAAACATAGCCCTGATGGGAACTTTGGGAAAATCCATAATGATAACAGACGAATACTCAGCTTACATGTTTGCTGGTTTTGTTATGTTTGGATTAGGATACACACTAAAAGAAAATGGCCATATAAGAATAAATGTTTTAACATCTCATTTACCCAAAAAGATTCAATTTTTATTCGATGTTCTTAGAATAGTAATTGCGTTTCTGCTGAGCGGTTTTATGCTTTACTATTCTGTTGTTATGGTAAAGCAAGCTTACATCTATCAGATGAGAGCAGATACAGTTGCCCAAACTCTCATTTGGATACCACAACTATGTATGCCAATAGGATTTGCCATATTGTGGTTGCAACTATTGTCTGAACTATTGAAGGTTGTAAAAAAATGA